Within Eublepharis macularius isolate TG4126 chromosome 19, MPM_Emac_v1.0, whole genome shotgun sequence, the genomic segment GCCGAGGGTGTGCTGTGAGGACAGAAGGTTGGCGAGAGTCCTGTGTCTACCCGGAGCGGGCTCAACATGGGAGCAGCAGGAGCGTCTGCATGGGGAAAGGACCTGCAGGCTGAAGAGTCCACACGTGGGTGCGTCGGTGTCTGGGAGAAAAGGAAGAGCTGCACGGCTTGGCGCAGAGAGTGGAGGCCTTCGCGCATTTGTTGAACCTGGCTGGAGAGCTCCGCCACCTGCCATGGGTTGTGGAGAAGGACACGAAGGGTAAGCAGTGCGGCCGGTTGCTGCTCCCCCAGCCCGGGCGTACACCCTTGCTCTCTGCACTGCCGCCTTGTGGCTGCCCTAGCACCCTCACCCAGTCCTGACAGCTGGCGactgaaaacctcagcaggggaggggagagcaagagGGGGGGGTGCTGGCCCCCCATCAGAGAGAGAAGCCTCTTGCCTCTTGCTCTCGCACAGTTCACTCATAAACACATTAGAGGGTATATTCTCTACCCCTTTTAATTACCCTTGTGGCTTCACTGCACAGAATTATTAACGGTGGTTAAGAGAGGACTGTAGTAAGAGACTGAACATTCTTGGAACTAACTCATACATCTACTCCAATAAAATCCTAGCCCTAACCATTTTAACGGTAGGTGGGACGTTGGTTACGTGTTTGAATTCTCCCATAGGGAAGTATTCTACCCAGTCTTTCCCTGGGTGTTTAATTTTTTACACGCTGGatttcagaccccccccccccccagctgcaggacctcccaACCCTGTTCTTCATTGGGAAGCTGATCTAGTAGAGTCCTAGAAAAGCTTTGCCTCCTGATGCACCCGTGTATACATTGGATCATGGCCAAAGATCTTACCGCCTGGCGCAGTTTCTCAATTGTGTCGGCCCCTGATAACTCGGGGGGAATGGTGAGCAGGCCGctgtctgtaaaaaaaaaaagagagagagagagagacaggctgGGCTGTGGCTTTCAGACGAAAACACAGTTGCTTCTTGGACGCTGttacctcctcccacagacaccCAAGAGAAATGCCATGCAAAACATTTACCCGTGCCAGGTGAAGGGCTGCTGTAGTCTGGGCCGGAGGTGCCAACACGGAAGCTAAAAACAGGCTTGTCAGAACTGGACCCGTCTTCGATGCCATCCACAACCCTttaaagagagagcgagagagaggggaggggggaaagaggctcTAACAGCTGGGAGGCTGGAACTCTTCAGCCTCGGCCACTGCCAAAGCAGGCAAAGCTGAGTGTGTAAAATCACAATCGCTGCATAACACAGGAAGTTTTGCTGGGGTTGGGGAAGCTTTTGAGGGCCAGCCTGATACAGGCCAGCAGGTTCAGCTTCCCCATGTGAACGAGGGAGAGCCTGCAGTACAGCAgccaagaacccccccccccctctcgtcCCTGCAGCTCAGAACTCAGAATAGGGAGCTCTACAAGAGTAGAAAATGTGGATCAGGGGTCTAtggcaagttttttttaaaaagacagcaagaAATCCCAAGTGGAGCTGggaaaggtggtggggagaagggGGCGACCTCCTGGCGTCTTTCCTCTCCGCTGCTGCTTACCTGGGGCTGAGGTCTGGAGGGCCACTGCACGGGGCACTGTGTAGCCTCAACGCTGTGGGGCGGGAGGTGGTTTCAGGCTGTGGGTGACGTTGTACGAAGCCTGTGCGTGGAGGGCGATGGCCTTGGCCacccgaggaggaggaggggagccaAGGGCTGGAGGGCTCATCCGCCGCCTCTGTGGGGAGGCAGGGAGTCCCGCGGCGGGGAGGGAGTGAggcagctgtctctctctcttccgTTGTGGAGAGCAAGGTGGGGGGTTCTCTGCTGCTCAGCGAGGATGACTCGGCCTACGGGAACAGAGAGCAAGAAATCCACAGTGGGGAAAAACCTGAACTTCATTGCGTTTTAACAGACTTTGTAGTGTCTTTTACTGGCTTTTTGCATTCTGTCATAATAGCCATCTTGGGGACTTGTTTAGTTAAAGGGTGTAGCCTGCAAACAAACTAAATGCGGGAATACCACAGAGGAAACCTGATAGCTTGCCACCACTAGTGCTGCGACTTCCCTTCAGAATCCTACCTTATTGCCCTCCCAGAACTTCCCAGCATTTCAGGAGCGTggggaaaaagggaaaaaaaaaaagcccaattAGAGAAGCAATGAGGGTTTTCCATTATTCTgttaattccagaggggtaatCACATttgtctattgtagcaaaataaaacagaagtccagtggacTTCTGTTTGAAATGGTTCTCTTACATATGTTACCCATTCCATTCCCGTTCATTACTACCAATACACAGGTTTTATGTCATTTTGAATTAACGAGACGGGACTTCTAGTGTCCCAAAGCGCTGGAAACCTCCTCTGCCACTCTTTGAGGAAAGTAGCATTTAAGAATGCACAGCAGCTCAGTAAAAACCGGAGCTTCAGCAACTGCAGTCTTCAAAGCCAGGCTGCAGGTGTCCCCTCCAAAAAATCCTCACGTCCTAGACCAGTTTTGTGGAATCCACCCCCCCTGATTCCTTCCAGATCATGGCGAGTAACAGAAAAGTTCAAGAGGCTTTCTTTCTAAGAAGACTGCCGTCTCCTCTGGTGccggtgtgtgtgttttttatcctgcttttacaGCATTGCCCTCTACTTTTATCATGCCCTTTTCTGTGTCGTTTATGATATACGTCTGATGCCTTTTTCTTTCCCGTTATTTTTCTAATTTTGTGATCCTATTCTGATTGTCTTGCTTACTGGATATATTATGCTGTGTCTGAGCGTATTGTTTATATCGTATGATCTGCCTCGAATCTCAGCAAGGAAGCCTGCAAGTAAAGTCAATAAATCGGTGTCAGTCTGGTGCAGAATGAATACCCAAGTGTCTCACTGCTGTTGCGGCCCCGGCCCTCAGTGGGGCCTTTGACTTGACATATTTAGATCATGCTTTCTCCACATCTCTTTGAGAAGGTCTCCAAATAAAGTCACAGAAGCATGgtaataaaacagtaaaaaacataAGAGTAAAGATGTGTATTAAAATGAACTAAAACAAGTAGCAAAAGTTCATTTGAGGAAACCTCTTTAAAGGCCTTTGTACGACACAGATGCAGTGACTGCTGCCGTGCCAGCCCCGACCCCACCCCCTTTGCAAATCACGACCCGCCCTGGCAGCAGAGGCCTCAGGCCATATTGCAACTTCCATGCCATGAATCTGGTTCTACATGCCTATAATCATATTTTAAGTTACCGGCGGGGCTCTCTGAGGGATCCATTCCCTTTTGGGGGATGAAAGCCATTGTGAGTGTCTAGACCAGGTGTGTCCAACGTGGGGCCCGTAGGCACTGTGGTGCCCACTGTTTTTAGAACATGGACGGGCCCCGGTGGGGGTTatgctcagcagggcttctgactggctgtGCATATTTTCAAACTGTTGCTTCGGCAGCAGCTGACACCACAATACACAAATTCATCACtgagtgactgaaggtaagcgGCACATACGCCACAAAATATTATTAAACAGTATGTTCGTTTAAAAATGGAACATGCTAttagcttctgcctgaaatgttgaagggtTACTATGAGAGTTATTTATAAGCTCCAGGTTAGTAGTGGCCACTGCCACATGTAGGGGGCACCCAAAAAATCTACACACCTTAGGAATTTGTTTCCAGCTTTTTTAGAACACTCCCAGCGTTGCACAAAGGCGCAATCCCAACCTCATCCAACTTCTCTAGATGTCCAGTAATCACTCAGACAATTAATGTGTTTCTGTGTATTTCTGGATTCTGAAAAGTTTGCCCTTCCTTATCTGTGCCTACATCCAAGTAGATGCTTTCTGTATTCACTCAGAAGTCCAGGTGGGTAATCACCAGTAAAGCAACATATAATACTGATTAAGCACATAAGTTGCTTTCTGACATAGCACCCGAGAGTCAACACATCTACAATCTTCACTGCTTATTGAGGGGGGGGAGGTAACTCCGTGGTCTGGCCGCCCACTTACTTGAAAGATGCCGCCCCCACCCAGATTGTAGCTGAGCTCGCAGGGAAGTTCATGACGGAATTTGCTGGCGAATTCTGGGTAGAGCTCCAGGCTGGCCAGGAGGCCCGTGAGGCCGAGGCACTGGAGGTCACAGTAGGTGAGGCCCCGCACATCGGCATTGGCTTGAACCACCTGGTCCTTGGTTGAGATGTGACAACCAATCAGATCCCCCTTACCTGGAAGAAATGGGAGAAAAAGTAAAATGTGGCACTACGAatccctttcccctcctttcgAGGAGCCGTAGGTGTCTTTGCAACTCCTCTGCCTCCGTTGGTGTGCAAACTTTATCTGATGCAGAGTTCAACATCCTGACACACTCAGCGTTCTTGTGGAAGGAAAGCAAAGGCCAGGACGTGAACCAACAAAAATTAAACGGTTTGGCGTCTCATCAGGAGAGATTCAGGCATCTGTTTAACACTGTCATGGGACTCAAGGGGGCCCACAGCAGATTATTTCCCAGGTTTCTAGACATTTGTGAAAAATAACCATGGAATAGCAGGGACACAGAGACCAAAGCAGACGGCAGGATTTCCAGCAGCCAGGATaaattatgaaaaataataatgaaaataataatgaaaacacGTTTACAGAATCATGCTTGTCTTGTAACaatttggattttgttctttATCAGTTTTGCATGTGTCTGATTAAAGCTTCTGATGCAAGAATCACTGGAGACTTCAATGATTCAGAATTTGCTAGGCCTCAGCTCAGACCCAAGTCATACTCGGGGGTAGGGCTGAAGTGTGCACGATGCATCAGCTTTGGTGAAGGTAGGCAGGTCTGGAGTTGACGGATGCCTGCACAGGAGCCCGCCAGGGAACTGCTCTGAGCCCCATCACGGAATACAGGCGGCACAGAAAGAATCGAACCGTTCGGTGTAACAACTGGTGACCCAAGACAGGGCGGCACGTCCCTAGCAGCTTCCAGAGGCCCCTCCAGCCCCTCCAGTGGGGTCAGGGTGTGCTTTGCAATGCAGAGGCGTAACCACAACCGGCTCTGCATCAGCCACAGACCCGGATGTCTCTTGCTGCATCAGACGGATTTTAACATGTTTTGTTTATTTGACTTCATTTTTACCTCCTTTCTCCCTGACGGGGACCCAACGAGGCCTACATTATTCTCTCTTCCCTTATATCTTCACAAcacccctatgaggtaggttaggctgagagtgtgtgactggcctgacaCTGTAACATCTGTACCAACGAGATCCAGGACTTAAAAACAGCCTCGCTAGGGCTTAAACTTGGGGCTGGGAAAATTTTGAAACCGATACAGGGCTAGAGAGTGTAAGCTGACCctcaatttaaattaaaaaaaacatggtaGGGAACTGGTCTACTTGAGAGGTGTAGCCTGGCTAAACAGGAGTCTGTGGATCCCTTCAACAACTAGCAGCCTTTTGTAGCACAAAATGCCTTGGCCTTAAGTAACCAATCAATTATCAAACACAGAatctgcacctttttttttttacaagtctcaagttgttttaaaaagacacaaaCTTCCAATACTGATGACTGCAATAAAGAAAAGCTGGGCTCCTCGACGGTTCTCTAGAATCAGAATCAAAATAATGATGTGGCCTAAGGCCATcacaattaagcaaataaaacataaataaaacatgaacaataaaacacacaaaagtgCATTAAAACACATTGCTACATTCGTTACACCAGGATGAAGGAGTCTTGGTAAAGCAACACGGGGCTTTTCTGTGCTGCTCTAGCTTCCCATCTCGGAATCGAGGGAGAGGGGTGGGAAGGAGGTGTTGTGAGGGGGGCACAGAGGGGCGCTGTACCTAGGATGGCGAGCACCGTGCCATCTTTGAGCACCTCCATGGAGCCTGAGCAGACCAGGTAGAGGGCCTGCAGCGCATCCCCCTGCCGGATCAGGTACTCGCCAGGTGTGCAGAAGGAGGTCCGGACGCTGAGCGAAAGCGAGCGCCGGCAGCCCCGGCTGGCCCCCTCAAagagcggcagctgcagcagctccCTGTGCAGGTGGAGGGCTATGTCAGCCCGCAGTTCATCGGGAAGGGTCTGCAGCAACTAGAGAacagaggggcggggggagagacagCTATTAAACTACAAGCATCAATATCGCCAATGACGAAGGTTACATTCAAAGAAGAGATTCTAGAAGGGCCTGCTCTAGGGTCAGAGTAAACACAACGCCACGTGGCAATGAGTGACAGTGAGGAATCGAGAGCAGTTTCTAGGGGTGCGAGACTCTGAATTCAACCCTGATGATCACTCTTTCGTGCCAAACTGGACAGCTTCTTTGATTCCCACGGCTCAGCCATTTGGGAACCGGCTGCACGTTCAGAGACGGATCCCATCGCACAGCTCTGGGTCCAAAAGTGCCTGCAGACCTTCCCTTTCACATGTGGGAGAAGCAAGTGGAAGTAGAACAGCAGCCAGCAAACCTGTCCATGGCTGAGATCTACTTTTAACACCAGGCAGCAGGTTACAGAAAGTCATGTGACACCAGTGTCATATGATCAGGAGAGGAGGAGCCAAAGTTATGACCTCACTAGCGGGAAGAGGAGCTCTGTGCTTCCTATTGGCTGTGATACAAAAGGCTGAGCCAGTGGGAAACACAGAGGGCAACCCAGaggttttgtggggaggggggaacccctgCAACTGCCTGTGCTAAAAGAAGCCCTACTGggcctgcagagagagagaggaggcctGGGGGGGGCACCCCTTATCTACACGTGCACACGAGGAACAAGCGCTTCCGAAAGATAGTAAAAAGcaaggggtgggggagctctATAGTGGCTtgcaatatagggttgccagctccaggttgggaaattcctggagattttgggggtgaagcctgtggAAGGTGtggctggtggaggggagggacctcaacaccaccagaaagtccaccctccaaagcagccgttttctccaggggaactgagctctgtggcctggagatcagctgtaattccgggagacctccagccaccacctggaggttgacaaccctattgcAACCCAGGAGGTAGGGCTCTATGACCCAGCTGAGGGACCTCATCTTTGAGCGACCTCACCTGGATAGGGGGACTGAAATGGGATTAACGTCTAATCTCCAGTCAGCCATGAAGATCCTTGTACAATCTTTAGCTAGTTACTATCCcgcagcttaacctacctcagaggccTGTTGTGAGGATCATACTGGCCTTCTTGAGGGAACAAAAATATGATCAGTAACAATCATGCAATTTTTAGTCTCTTTTGTATCTCACGCAGGGCTATATGCGGTCTGGATTGCCTCACAGAGGCAGAAAATAGTGTGGGATTTTGGCACTGGCTAGAGAATGTAGCACCCTGAGAATCAAATGTGTCATTTCAAATCAAGTTGCTAGTCCTTATGGCTGCGAAGATAGGCTTGCAAGCACGTCGGGAATCTTGTGAAACCTCAGAAGGGAAGCCAAACAAGATTCCCGAGGATCAGGCGACTCCACCGCTCGTTCGGTGAAAGCAGAATAAAATCATGCTAGCGGCGGAAACAGAGGCAGAGGGCCTTCCTTTGCATTAAGCATCTGGTGATTCTTGGTGTAAATGtctgaccccctcccccacctctctGCCATGAGAATACAGCTCTCCCTTGGCTCGGGCAGGCAAATTTAGCACATTCAACTCTAGTTGAACAACGCAGTGAACAGTAACAAAAGGCGGGTGAAGGGAAGATTCCAAAGGGACTGAAATGTTCACATTGAAGCACCGACCTAAAGGGGAAGAGCCCGGAGAGAAACCTACTGATTACATGCAGAGCCTCGGGCCTTTGTGGGACTCAGTCTCACCTCGTGGGTGTCTATGCCATTGCTGGCACTCCAGGTGGCTTGGAAGTACTCGAGCATGCGCTGCTTCAGTGGCGGAGGGACGCGGTGAATGCGGATGTAGTCACGCAAATCCCGCGTGCGGCTGTGGTAGAGGAAGCGGCGGGCATACATGCGTTGGATGATGGCTGTCACATTGCCGAAGACGACTGCGTGCATCAAGGCTGGTGGTTGGGAAGAGGAAGAACAGGACCAAGGCGAGTTTTGGAAACAAGGCCGCGGCAGAGAAGACCGTTGCCCTCCCCCCGGCTATACATCCATGTACGCTACATACAACATACAGTGTTGTTTAAGTGATCACGCAGGCatacggttgccaggtctctcttcCTTCCTGCCAGGATGGTAGGCTTCCCGGCACTTACCTCGTGTTTGGTCCCAGGAcagatgtggtgacatcacttccggaagtgacatcaccacgcctgCTGTGCGAGTCCTCCTGCGCTCCGCATGGGACCGATTCGGCCCgtctggggcccaaatcagccccaaacaaagcgcggGAAGGCTCCCGTGGCCGGtgtgatgaggtcacttccagacGTGACAGTGGCAGACAGTGGTAGTGAACTACTTTACACGGTTGTTGCAAAAATTACGCATAGATAAAATAGAGAAAGCATTTTGTAGGAAGCACTGTAGAAATGTTAAGTGTTATTATTTCTCATCTAATGGTGGTCAGGTTTACCCAACTGAATGGGCGAGTTCTCTTCTCTGCCAATTATTTTACACCATCGTTTAAAGACTGAGCATGGCACCAAAATAAAAACCGCAGTAATAGAAGGTGTTCTGCCCTGTTGTCATGATAACGGCATTGCCCTGGAACCCAAACAAACCGTTAAGatcaggaagggggaagggagcgTGGAAGAGGAGGAGCGTGTGCGGAGGCTCCTCTTTTCTCCCTGGTAGACTCCTTGCCCCCTTGCTTAGGGTCCCACTCACCCCCCACCAGCATGGTGCAGATGGAGAAGATCTTCTCGGAGTCCGTGTTTGCCGACACATTGCCAAAGCCCACGCTGGTCAGGCTGCTGAGAGCAAAGTAGAGTGAGGTGATGTAGGAGCTCCGCAGCGAGGGGCCCCCCACCAGCTCCCACAGGCTGCTGTTCATGGGGGGGCCCGTCCCGTTAGCAGAGTCCTCTTCGCCACTGCTGTTTCTCTGCACCAGATAGTACGGAGTCTCTAAGCGTCGAGCCAGTTCCTGCAGCCAacctgggaaggaaggaaaagaggggaggcagatcagaaaccctggtgccaacGTCCTTCCCCTTCACTCTAGCGTCTTCACCCTCTCTCATGAACAGCGGGTCCaagtctatttatttttatttatcgttttcgatttttattctgccctccctgcacagaTGCTCCCAGCCATCTGTCCTGGGCTCTGCCCCAAGAAAAGATGCAAGAACAATACATGCATTGTAGGATCAGGTCAAAGGCCTCCACCGTTCAGCCTTCTACCTGTCTAGTACATTT encodes:
- the KCNH3 gene encoding potassium voltage-gated channel subfamily H member 3; this translates as MPVMRGLLAPQNTFLDTIATRFDGTHSNFVLGNAQVRGAFPVVYCSDGFCELTGFSRAEVMQRCCACSFLYGPDTSELVRGQIRKALDERKEFKAELILYRKSGVPFWCLLDVVPIKNEKGEVALFLVSHKDITETKSRASAESWKEGSEGGGRRRYSRAGAKGFNANRRRSRAVLYHLSGHLQKQGKGKRKLHKGVFGEKPALPEYKVAAARKSPFILLHYGTFKAGWDGLILLATLYVAVTVPYSVCFSGTRDEGLSEAARAPPSVCDLSVEILFILDIVLNFRTTFVSKSGQVVFDPHAIFLHYLTRWFVLDLLAALPFDLLYAFKVNVYFGAHLLKTVRLLRLLRLLPNLDRYSQYSAVVLTLLMTVFALLAHWVACIWYFIGQHEVESSPSQLPGIGWLQELARRLETPYYLVQRNSSGEEDSANGTGPPMNSSLWELVGGPSLRSSYITSLYFALSSLTSVGFGNVSANTDSEKIFSICTMLVGALMHAVVFGNVTAIIQRMYARRFLYHSRTRDLRDYIRIHRVPPPLKQRMLEYFQATWSASNGIDTHELLQTLPDELRADIALHLHRELLQLPLFEGASRGCRRSLSLSVRTSFCTPGEYLIRQGDALQALYLVCSGSMEVLKDGTVLAILGKGDLIGCHISTKDQVVQANADVRGLTYCDLQCLGLTGLLASLELYPEFASKFRHELPCELSYNLGGGGIFQAESSSLSSREPPTLLSTTEERETAASLPPRRGTPCLPTEAADEPSSPWLPSSSSGGQGHRPPRTGFVQRHPQPETTSRPTALRLHSAPCSGPPDLSPRVVDGIEDGSSSDKPVFSFRVGTSGPDYSSPSPGTDSGLLTIPPELSGADTIEKLRQAVAELSSQVQQMREGLHSLRQAVQLFLFSQTPTHPRVDSSACRSFPHADAPAAPMLSPLRVDTGLSPTFCPHSTPSALCPNGACSRVPWVWAPPAGQSSPWPGMLWTLGPRKDPEISETAATDHRLRDQGNHTQLPSQSQSEKSSLPRTSSPVDPAPQTGLTEPKPSRTQACDSSNLEMVLINAGEESSACSTPCWPQEEGTGV